The following DNA comes from Heliangelus exortis chromosome 2, bHelExo1.hap1, whole genome shotgun sequence.
tcctgttttgttttggttttttaaatatgtatctAGCATATGAATCAGTTCAGGTTAGGCTGGCAAGCACGCTGTTTGTTGCATTGTTGGAAGCAGTAGGTTCTTGCAGGAAAATGTgtgggcaggcaggcagacTTCCAAGAGAACTTGAGATGAGGCTGGAAGCCCCAGTGATTGTTTTACATATCCTGCCAGGCTTGTTGGGTCAGCATGAGGGCTTGTGTTTTCAGGTTCTCAGAAGTCTGCTCTGCCAGAGATAGAGCAGTAGACTCTGATCTCCCtacacagaagagaaacagcaTTGTTTGAGAAAGATCTCTGATCATGACACCACTTTATAAAAGTCAGCAGAAAGTTAATTCCCCTCCCACTGCTCACTCCTATCCTTCATGACGTGTAGTTTTTATGGGTTCTTTTATAAGAGCAGTAAAAGAAGTGTCTTCAAAACATCAAGTGATGCAAAAAATTTTCCATCTTACTCAATAAATTTATTCTGTGTTGCTATTGTAGGTTAGGATGGTTATTCAGCTGGCTTCCTGCCTGGTGTCCCACATCACTGCTACACCTTAAAGAggctgaaaacaaaatgctaaAATGTAAGTCTTTCATGTTTAGTAAAATTTATAGATTTGACTAGATCTTCTATAGATTTactttaaatataataaaagaaaCTTTTCAATATGGCTTTTAAACTCTGATGAAATAGATTGTCATTGTTCACTTGTTTGGATATTTAACTGTAGACTCTCATTTGAAAGGGAATACCTATTTAAAACTGTGATTTCCATAGAATGTACTTAATATTTTATCAATATGTCTAGTGACATCAATTTTTCCCACTTTCTCCAGGTATTGCAAGCACATACAATAAACGATATGTGTATATAtctaatggaaataaaatatggaCACTGACATTctctccagatgtttcacaTAAAACTCCGCTTGTTCTTCTGCATGGGTTTGGAGGAGGTGTTGGACTGTGGGCTCTCAATTTTGAAGATCTCTGTGAGAACAGGACCGTTCATGCTTTTGACCTCTTGGGATTTGGACATAGCAGTAGGCCACACTTTCACACTGATGCTCGGGAAGCAGAGAACCAGTTTGTGGAATCTATAGAAGAATGGAGAAAGGAGATGGAGATAGAAAAAATGATTTTACTTGGACACAACCTAGGTGGATTCCTGGCTGCTGCTTACTCATTAAAATATCCATCAAGGTATGTGAATaatgaaggaatgaaggaattccttttcttcatttaacTAGAAATTTTAACACATATTATTTCATCAGTCTCTTTAAAGATTATCTTTACGTAAATGACTGTGCTGATACAAAGAAACTTAATACTGAATTCTAAGCCCAAAGTATTAATTGTGTAGTTTGCTTCCAGGTGAACACAAAATCATAGATCTAGTAAATATGCTTTTTGTATACTTTCCTCTAcctctttatttctcttcagtaATCCCTTGCAGTGTTACCAGGTGAAACAGCAAAGATCATCTTTATGGGTTAATGTTTGGTGACATCTCTGATCAAACACAGGTTTGCAAAGGGAAAATAGGCATGCTTCTGCCAAACTTCCCATTATTATGGCTAACACTGAAACTTCTGAATGTAATTCCACTAGGTAATTCATGCTTATATCCTAACAGCCACCCTGatgatgtaaaaattatttctgtggctATTTGATTTAAATTGTCTGTATACTACTTTGTATTTCTTGTTTGCAAAACAACCCCACTGCAGGAGTCCTGCAATTGTATTTAATCAGCTATTTCTGTACCATACTAAGGCCAACAACTAAgccattttctctcctcttaAACTAAAAATTTGTCTCTTTCTTTGATATAATGTGATTATATGGCCCTTGATGAGCTAGGATCCCACCAGCTGAGGTCATTCTGTGTCAAAAAGAGgatgttatttttgtttagcTACACATAGAGGACTCCTGTGAAAAACTGAATATAAATTCAGCTTTCCACATCATACTGCAGACTCTGTATTTTACAAAACATACCTTATTCTTTTATATGCACATTGTATTATACCACAtgcatttctttgtttcatgtttggagattttgaaataaatctatacataatttttttcctaaaccagTTTGCCTTTTTACTTTCCAAGTGGATGACAGCTCGTACATGCAGCTGGAAATATGTGAAAATAGATATGGGCCTAAATCCataattgtaattaaaaaatgcagtccTCTGCTCTAGGGATGCAAACCTGTTATACTTTGGGGCATAAAGCAACTTTTAGCTAACTGCAGTTAGTTTCTTGTAGGAATCACAAGTTTTGTATCCAGTCTTCCAGAGTATACATAAAGGGTGCTATCTCACCCTTGTGGGGTAGGATATTGTTTCTGCCCCCTACTGACTTATCTCAAAAGTGACACTTCATGTTTTCATGCCTCATTATGGTTATGTTAGGGTTAATTAGATTGGGGGCATTCTAGTTTGTGCTCTCACATCACTAATGTTTCCCTGAAATTAAGATAACACCCTCAAATTAGCAAATTGACTGATAGGATCTTAAGACAGCACTGAATCAAGTGATAAGTATAGCACAGTCAAGTTATTTAACAATGCATTAGAGGCTTAAGGGATTCTGGAAGCATATTGTTAGGAATGTAGATCTGTTTCTCCAAGCTTAGATGATCTGTTAATTTACTACATTGTACCACAGTTATTTATGGGACAAGTGAGGCTACTAATGCAAAAAGATTTGAATTTAGAGTATTCCCAGATAGTGGTGGGTCATGATTTTCAAATACTGCAGCTTCTGGGCTGCTACTTTTGGGAGGATTGTCATAATCAACTTCCCATTATTCCAGGGTTATGTTTTAGGATTGATTaccaaaaagagaaatgtgaaaTTGGAAGGAAAGCactaaaaaaggaaataggaGAAAACACTCTCTTTTTTTACATGTCATGTTTAATGTCATAGTATGTGTATAGAATGTGTGGCTGCTTTTGTCCTGAACAGATCCTCAGTGCTTGTGCTTCTTAGCTTCTAATCTCTGCTTCTTGGTTTCTGTAGTTAAATTCTACCCAGTCCTTTCTTACTGttggtgtttgctgctgtgtgctgctctCATGGCTGAGCTGACAGCAAAGAAATATCTTTGTGAGCTTAATCCTTTGCAACCCCTTATTTCAACCACAGATTTTTTGGTTTCCCAACTGATTATAGTCCAGAAATAGCCTTAGGAATCACTTCTGACATTGCATTAGGCACTAAGAACTCTGAGGTATTAAATATTGAATCTCATGGCTTTGAAAGAGAAGGAACTCGTTTAGAGAAAAGTAAAGATGATGAAGCTTGCATAGAAAATCACCTTAAATATGCAAAACTGTAGTTAAGACTCACTTGTTCAGAAAACAGCGGTATCTAGGACAGAGTAGGTGTTAACTGTGGGATTAAACTGAAATGAATGATTCCAATCTGCCAAGATGAAATAGATTTTTTGCTTGAGGGGGACTCAGCATGAAGTGATTGATAGTTGCATGTGTTGGAGACTTCTACTGTGCTCTCTGTACTCAAGTTCCTTTGAgtaataattttgtaaattgTCTCTCTGACATTTCTTTGAGGACCTAAACCCAGTAAGTTTAGAAAACATGTTAattttgctctgctcctctcagtTCAAATTTTACTTTGATAAGAtgatttttcagataaattacATCTCTTCTTACAAGAGAGATCTTGAGTGGCTTAAGAAAGAAAGGCTTTTATCGagtttatttaaatgaaacCTGTAGTTCTTTTCTCTCAAACTGTTCCTGAAAATAATATTGACTGAGCATATAGATTAGGcaatttttgaaaactgaaacaagaCTGGCCTTTTTCTCATGTGTATAACAGTGAGTATCTATTGAATCAAGTTTCTCTCTGTGGTATGAGCTTCCAATTTTTTGGTGTTCATACATATGATTAGTTGCCATTCAGTCTCTCTCTAATTAGCCATCAAGAGCAAAACCACTGATGAATCAGAAACTGGGTAATAAGCCAGTATGATAGAAGTGACTAGAAGAGGTTGCAATGTCCACAGATAGTACATTTCTGTTGTACTCAGTtgaataaaaattactgtactctaaacctttttttccaaCAGGGTCAAACATCTTATCTTAGTGGAGCCATGGGGTTTTCCAGAGAGGCCTGACAATGCTGAACACGAGAGACCGATTCCAATCTGGATCAAGGCACTAGGAGCTATACTGAGTCCATTCAACCCATTAGCTGGTCTGAGGATAGCAGGACCCTTTGGTGAGTTTCAGCTACTCTTAAATactgtttctggttttgttggaAATAAACATGGGGCAGATAGATACCCCATTCAGATAAGCTTTTTTGTAAGGCCATGTCAGCCACAGAGaaaagagctggaggagaaaatggaagGTGTTGAAGGAACATGAGCTCTTCATGGACAAGATAGTTATAGAAAGATACGTTATTGTTGACTACAGTTACAGTGAACCAGGTGATGTTGGACATGTGTTGGGGAATCCTGACCAAGAGGCATGAATGTGAAAAGGCTTTAGTTTATTTGGGGAGAAAGGTGTGATCAAATTTTAAATTCATCATATGTATTCCTTGAGAAGGGAAACAGGTTATCTGATTATTACTGTGGTACTATGAGTATCTGCCATGGAGGCTTGGAAAAAGCCTTCAGGACTCACAAGTTACAGTTAGCTcaacacttcattttttttagtattcCATCAGAGGATAAACAAATGACATTTCTAGGCTTTGTTTACATTTAAGCCACATATGCTCCCTAAATCTCTTTCTGtacagtatatatttttaatatgctgaTCTATTTGATTATTTTGGGGAGTGTGGCAAAAGTAGCTTTTCAGACAAGCAACAGGTTTTGTATaacctgttgggttttttttaaaggaaaatgctAATTCAGTTAGCAAAACAACCTGAAGCATATTGAGTGATAAACACTAATTTAAAGCCTTTTGTCCAGTAAAAATGCATGCATAAATCAATCCATTTGGAAGAGTTCAAAGCTGAAATTACTTCCCTTAGCAAGTAAGTGCTAAGTCAAAACCATACTGCAGAAACAGACCCTGACAAAGTATCCCCAACCTAGCCTCACTTACAGGTTGCTGTGGAGGACAGTGCTTGCTTCTCAAATTTCTCATCTGTTTCTAACTCCACATATTAAAAAGGTTTTACATCACCAACCTAATGTGCAATTTTTGACAGATGAACCATTATTCTTAGAGAAGGGTTAAGTTTTTAATACCGTGCTGCAAGTTGGGCATCAACCCCAGCCTGATGAAGGCACTGAACCAAACCCAAGTTTCTTTCTATATGCACTCTGGCAGCActtcttcagctgctgggcaAACATAGCTGTCTGATACTCACCATAAAGCCAGTTGTTCTTGTTCAAAGGTATGAGTTAGGCACTTAAATATGAGTCATGCTCTTTGAGATATCACAATGATATCACATGGATATTTAATCAGACCCTCAGGCAGATATATAAACCTGGGAGAGAGACAGAATCACAAGAGATCTTTTTCTTTGATTGGTTTCCAGTTAGTTGATTTGCATGTTTTCCTTCACTTAACAGAAACAGTCACCCAGGGGGCTGACACTATAGGGGCTTTGGGACTTGGCGTGGTTTTGTGAATTCCATTCCTAGAGCTCAGTGCCTAAAAATTCCTCAGGTCAAGGGTAATGTCACTGTAACCGCCCCCTTTGTGTGAAACTCAAGAgtcttcagtgtttctttctgcatttgcaTAGGCACTATGTAAAATAATTAGCCAGACAATTAAAGATGTCTTCATAAACATTATGAAAATGAACCAGTGTGATTTCATTCCAACATTTGTTCCTAGCTCCCCTGACTCCTTGTTTCATTCCCCCTCTCTCTGTGAATTCTTGGGGAAGGAGAATAGTTTTGCAGTTGGACCTACAGATAGAATACTTTTTATCAAAACTGAAAGTGAATTCTAAAATTTGGTAACATTCAGTCTCCTAGTTATAGAAAAAAGGGATTCGGTGGCCTCTGTGCTGATAGCAGGGGAAGACACAGTATTAGTCTCTTTCTTCCAGATGCTCTAATTCCAGTACAGCTGTATtgtttgtgttaaaaaaaaccacaagcaaacagacagaaaaaaagaccaagtcacggacagaaaaaaagacacaagtCCAGCAGTTGGACTCAGTATAGAGAAAAtacaagcagcagagcaaaTTGCAAAATGTTTGCAAAACCTTAATCGCTTCAGGACTTGAATTGTTGTTTCATAAGggaattattttctcttgcaCTCTATTAGTTTTCCAAACTGATTTGAAGCACACATTAGGGCATGTTGCAATAGTCTAATCTCCAGATTACAAAAGCATATTAGATTGCTGTGGCAAGGTCTACGTAAATGGTAGACCTCTCACCTCTCCTTTGGCCAGGGAGAGGTGAGAAGAAGTGACATCATTGTAATTACACAGATTAGCAATGGTGTTTTCAGTTGACAAACCCAAGTAGTAAACTGCAGGTCTCTCTCTTCAGGGATGAATAATATTCTTAGACTAAGATTAGCCTTTGATGAGGTTCTTGTCCCAAGGATCCATCTGTTCTACTAGAAGAGGCTTCTTCCTTAAAGGTGATTTGGAACAGGAGCTTAAGTTTAGAAAGCCTGAGCCTGTCCCCTGAAGAGACCCACTTCTCTGCTTCAGCTGTAACGAGAGTATGGGGGCAAGAGCTTTCCTaggaaaaactgcttttaatttataCTAGTTCTTGTCCTATACTCAGAGCAAGATTTCTACACCTGCTTTTTAGCATAGACTACTGTTCTTTCAACCAAATGTTTGTTAGATGAACTAGCTTCAGAAGACTTTTGTAAAAGGACAGAACAGATTTATGTCTAAGGGGAAAAACCAGCCCAGCCTTTTCAACAACATGTTTGAAAGCGTTGCTTTTGGCTCGCTCAGTGCTGCCGGGGCAAGGAGAAAGACAGTACTGGTATCATGAGAGAGTAAACTGTTAGTAAAAAGATACTCTGCCTGGTCCTTTTGCTGGTCCCCTTGGCATATTTCTTTCGTTGCAACAGTGGCCCTTCTCAAACATTCCCCTTATGTATTCAGCAGGGATTGAACTGCCTCTGTTCTGGTGCAGCATAAAATCCTTAGGAAAGTTTATCTTCAATTCTTGTTTGGTGTAATGCCATGGTGTTTTCCTAAGACATGCAAGTGGTGAAATAAAACATTGGGCTAGAAATCATCAAGCTTAGCCACAAGTTTTCAGGGACTGTTGTTTGGAGGGTTGTAATGAAAAACGTTTGGCAATCAGATAAAGTTGTCTGTACTAATTCCTCCTTTgacagcattttctgttttccaggatTAAGCCTTGTTCAGCGTTTAAGACCAGATTTCAAGCGAAAATATGCATCGATGTTTGATGATAACACTGTGGCTGAATACATCTATCACTGCAATGTACAGTCACCTAGGTGAGCATGAGTTTCCCAGTATATATTTTGGAgtccttttttcatttatttcgTGCCTGCTACTCCCTCCAATGGCCATGGCAACAGTGTgcatgctggttttttttaaacattgcaATGTCTATTGCTTTagttgaagaaaaaagagcattGCACCTTTTCTCTAAttccagaaactgaaaaatgtaagAGCTATGCTAATTCTATGTTTCTTCTAAACTACCTGTGTGTTAATTCTGCGAGAGTTTGGGCACTAATTTGCAATTCAAAAAATGTTACAGTTCTATAACAAATTTCtttaacaaaactttaaaaataagtccTTTCATTCTTTTAAGTGTTACCAGTCATACTGTAAAAACATGGGCTCTTTTGGCAATTACACACAAATCTTGAAAACTTCTATTTCTTAATAGTAAACAATCCCAGCCTTATATAATATTGCACTGGGATGCCAAATGGCACAGAAACTTTAATTTAGGCAGCAGGCATACCCTACAGTAGTTTAACTGGTTTTGTCCTTTTGAATATCTTGAAGTGGTGAAACAGCTTTTAAGAACATGACAATTCCTTACGGATGGGCAAAAAGACCGATGCTGCAAAGGATTTCACAACTGGATCAAGACATTCCTATCACTGTGGTCTATGGAGCACGTTCGTGTATAGATGGCAATTCTGGCAGTACTATCCAGTCCCTGAGACCAAACTCATATGTGAAGACAATAGTAAGTTGACTTGTAAAGCAGTTTGTTTATTGTGTGGATTTCTTAAATTAGTATCTATGGTCTTTTTTATACCAAGTGTGGAAATACTGGTCCTTTGATTTAAAACCCAGAGCAATAACTTCCAGTTTCTGAAACAGAGAGAGAGCAAGTGTTAGATCAGAGAAAACCTGAGCAGAAAAGTAATGAGTTCTCAGAGTAAGAAGGAAACTTGCTGTAACGCTATGAGCTGAGTTAGATCTTCGAGCAAGGTCATTCTTCTGTGCtagaagatatttttctctacACTGTGTTAATGCAAATAGTTTTTGTGGTCACTGGTAAGTATCAgtggttttgtctgttttacATTACAGTAGTTCTAATATCTGCATATATGTAGGACACAGTGAGGAGACTCATAAACTGTTCTAATCTGCCTGTataaagcttttgtttctcCGATCAAAGAGTGGTTTGTACATGGTGCTTAGGCTCTCGTGAGCTTCTTTCtttaagtcattaaaaaaatatttggtgttttcttccttgctaATGCATTCCTGTTTGGAAGTATGGTATAGTCATTTAAAATATGTGCGATTGTGCACACTgcattttttgttggtttctacaaaaacaaacaaatttaaaagcattctTTGTGCATTATCACATCAGTCAGATGTGATAATTGGATATGCATATATGTTGCAGTGCTATGAAGTGACAAAATTTTTAATATACCAGCTGGCTTCTTACTAATGTCCAGATCTAGCTGGACAGGATTGTACAGTATGTGATGTCGATAGTACACTACAAGtcatacaaataaaattttataatcTTGTTGTAGCTGACATCAGATCTGGAACTCAGAGAAAAGACATTGTTATTGAACTGTTTACATCTGTTAAAGAGCACAAATGTATTTCATAAATGTTGATTTCCAGGCTGAAAATGTCACTTAGCTGCTTTACCAGACAGAAAGTTGTAACAAAAAGTCACTGGTGTGTACAACAGATTGTTAGGATAAGCATATACCATTCAGGCAGGTTTTTTCCAGTCTGGTCAGTGGCTTTTAGAAGGACCTCTGGAAAACTTAATTGTATTCCAACTTAAATTTTTGTCAAGACAAATACAGCTTCTAAAAGGTAAATTGGAGTGCTAGAAATTATAGGGACATGGAAAATCTGAGGATGGGAAGGATTCTCATGAAGCTGAACCTGCAGTGTACCTGTCAGTGCCATCCTTGATAAAATCACATTCTGGGGCTTTATCATGTGTGtttatttctaattaatttttaattttagtttgtGGAGTTTTTTAACACAGTAGCATAGCTATATTTTTATAGGCTTCAATTTGAGACTTAAGAGGGAATAGtttaaggaaggaaggagaggaaaaatagatttaaatgCAAACTACTCTTGgactaattaaaaaatgaatataGGTCAAGTACCTTTGCTATTCACTATAGTGATGGCTTGCTTCGTACCATTTTTGGCAGGGAATGATAAGTTATAGAAATAGGGTAACCTATTTCTACAGGTTTGTGGTTACTTAAGCCCTTAATTTTGTTACATAGTTGCAGTGAAATAATCTAGGTCACAAATGCCAGTATTTCCCCCCATTGTTGCATCATTTGGATTTTACTTGCACCTGCATAGTAGTTGTTGATTTGAAGAGTTGAAATATGCTTCAACAAGTCCAGAAGACTCCCCAGCTTCTGAGTTCTTAATTTATCCTAGTAGTTTCTTTAGTCTCTTCCACGTCATTTTTataataagaaaatacaaattatttggTGCTCTAAGTTGAACACTTAATTAACTAATGAGCAACCTGGCAGAACTGTGTGAGCAGACAAGGCAGGTGATGAAGATGAATCAGAAATTTGATGTATAAAGCACATTCTCCTAAGTTTGTTTTGCAGTGACTTGTGTCTGCTTGAATAGTGTGTTTTATTCGGTGAGCTGAACAAGCAATAGTTTTACCCTCTTTTCCTGTGTAGCAAAGTTCCCTCAACATGTCAGACAAGCTTCCATTTTTCCTTACAGTTACAGTCCTTTTTAGGCTGTGTGATACCACCTCCTGGCAGCAGTCATGCTAACTGCATTAAAACAGGCAGGGTGTAAAAGATGAGTTCgttttgaaatttttcatttcaagtaATAACCTGTCATGTAGGTAATGTGTAAAAGTCAAGTTTTTCACATATTCTTGTTATGTAAGTCTGTATTTATTATGTTGTTGTGATTTTGACCTATTTCTTCACTTTTATCCTCCAGGCTATCCTTGGTGCAGGTCATTATGTGTATGCTGATCAACCTGAAGACTTCAACGAGAGAGTGAAAGATATCTGTGACTCCGTGGACTGACTGTCCTCTGTTCTTCAGAAAGTCAAACCATAGGTAGCATTGAATAGCAATACTCTAGGAAATCACTAAAGAACATGAAGCTAATGGAAAAGGCTCTGTTTGCACACTGTTTCTTCTAAGAAGCCATTTGCACACTTTAAACCACTGAGtgccttttttggggggggtatAGGGAGATTTGAGGCAAGCTTTGTACAGCTTTGTTTGAGATTGGTCTGTAGATTATTGACCTGTCATATATGAAATTACACGTAACTTTTAAAACTggaattttcttcaaaatttgaCTGAATTTTGCACATGTTGAACTCTCTAAAAATGCTGAATTCCCCACTAAGACAGAAAACTGTATTGATATAGATACAATATATAAAATGCAATTTGGTTTCTTTATAGAGATTTGTACTTTTTAGTTGATATTTCATAGCAAGAGTATGAAATCGCttctacattttaaatatttttggaatCTAGAACTCCATATACAGTCTCTTAAGAGggtgtgtttttattttttattaattggaGTGATAACAGCTTATGAAGCTGATTTTGGGAGAGGGACAGGTTGAAAATGATGAGCAGTGTCTATCACTGAAATGTGTGTCAGTTTGTAAGGAATTGGGGTTCCAGGTTAGGAAGTCTGGtggattttatttccatttatctCAAGACATCTTTTTTCATCAGTGCAATTTTTATAGAAGGCTCCGTTTGTAAGAGTCCATGATGTCACCAGCACTCATGcttccataaatatttttatatgtagatttcagtgatttaaaataGAGAAGATGGCTTGTTAGTTGCTTCATCTATTTTTAACGCTTTACTGCAAGATTTGTTACTAGCCTAAACCTAACAACTATAGGTAAGTTGGCAAGATTTTGATTAGGGCTAGGGAATGGCATCTGGAGAGTGAGCataattccctttttcttcagctAGAAAACCTAGTCCACTTTTTAGTAAATTcagggcagagaagaggcagacGGAGAATATTGATGTTCTCTAATTGGGAGCTACAATAggttaatatattttaataaacatgCAGCCTCCTTATAGGAAGGGTTATTACTGAAATGAACAATACCACTCTAatggattattattattataattataaatttTGGAGATTctttatataattatatattttgatTTAGTATTTCAGTATCAGAGATAATCCAATCTCTGCATCTTCTTGAAATTGTAGGATGACGTTAGTTCTTCACATGCTTAGTAAATTATATTAAGCAAAATACTTTGTCACTTTAAAGCCAAATTATGTggtcatttgtttttttaacaagtttACATAAAACTGTTGATCTGCTTTTGAATATTAAATTGACTACTGAAGAGTTCTTAATACTTTTACAAGAC
Coding sequences within:
- the ABHD5 gene encoding 1-acylglycerol-3-phosphate O-acyltransferase ABHD5 isoform X1; the encoded protein is MAGAAAVALSFSALPAAAAPPLTAPGRHAAAMAEEEPSSEGLGWLFSWLPAWCPTSLLHLKEAENKMLKCIASTYNKRYVYISNGNKIWTLTFSPDVSHKTPLVLLHGFGGGVGLWALNFEDLCENRTVHAFDLLGFGHSSRPHFHTDAREAENQFVESIEEWRKEMEIEKMILLGHNLGGFLAAAYSLKYPSRVKHLILVEPWGFPERPDNAEHERPIPIWIKALGAILSPFNPLAGLRIAGPFGLSLVQRLRPDFKRKYASMFDDNTVAEYIYHCNVQSPSGETAFKNMTIPYGWAKRPMLQRISQLDQDIPITVVYGARSCIDGNSGSTIQSLRPNSYVKTIAILGAGHYVYADQPEDFNERVKDICDSVD
- the ABHD5 gene encoding 1-acylglycerol-3-phosphate O-acyltransferase ABHD5 isoform X2, with amino-acid sequence MLKCIASTYNKRYVYISNGNKIWTLTFSPDVSHKTPLVLLHGFGGGVGLWALNFEDLCENRTVHAFDLLGFGHSSRPHFHTDAREAENQFVESIEEWRKEMEIEKMILLGHNLGGFLAAAYSLKYPSRVKHLILVEPWGFPERPDNAEHERPIPIWIKALGAILSPFNPLAGLRIAGPFGLSLVQRLRPDFKRKYASMFDDNTVAEYIYHCNVQSPSGETAFKNMTIPYGWAKRPMLQRISQLDQDIPITVVYGARSCIDGNSGSTIQSLRPNSYVKTIAILGAGHYVYADQPEDFNERVKDICDSVD